In the Paenibacillus sp. FSL R7-0337 genome, TCTTAGACTGCCGCTGTTTCGTTTCAAAGAATAACGGAAGCAAAAAAAGGATGGCTATCGCCTTCCGAGGGGGACGACGCCGGTAAGATCCACGGAGCTGCTTTCAGAAGGAAATAAAGTATTTAATAAATCAGGTTGTTTTTTACTTGCGAGATATACCCTTAATAGTGAAAGGCAATAACAGAGTATGTAGGCTTGGGAGTAGCCTATTTTCTCTGACTCCCTTATTGTCTTCATTTGAAACCTAAATGAGGATTTACAATGTCAGATCAACAAGCAATCACCTCTTCAAATGTAGCAGGTGTAGTCAGTCCAAACGTTCGTTCAACGGAAACAGTTTATTTTACGAAAGACCAAATTAATGCCATGATTGAAAGTAGTGTAGGTCAAAGCGTAACGGGACTTGGATGGGCTATTGCCACCTACGGTTACGGTCGCATAAAACAAATTCTTGCGGCAAAACTTCCACCTCAAGTTGCTGGATTTTTAAGTCTAGCTGTACTCGTAGTGACTACAACAAAACTTATTGAACAGATCATTAATTACACAGACCAAAACAGACTTGCTGAAATCCTACATGTTTTAGTCGATAATTCCGGATCATTCGGTAGAATTAAAGTTACCGTAACAACTTGGGAAAAGTTAATTGTCAATCCTACTATGAGCTATTGGACTTACTATACAACTACATCTTATGAAGCAGTAGGATATTAATTAAAAGTACAAGTCGTGCAGCTAGCTGCACGACGCTTTTTTCCCTTTTTGCAGTGGGCTTTTTTTATTCTAAAGAAGCTATTTCAATCAACTTGTTTTTCTTTTATGCTTGTTTCTTATATTCATCTTTAAGCTGGATTGCTTCAGCATAGGTGATGACAAGCTGTAAAATAAAAAAGAAAACTCGATTGAATGATCCCATGGGGGAATAGAGTATAACAACAAATGTACTTAGACCAGTCAATAACGCTAAAAGGGTCAGTACAAAACGCAGGACACGATTTGTTTTTGAGTTCAATATCTTCGATAATTGAAGAAAAACAGCTTGAACCAAGATGCAGTTCATGAATAACGTAAAATGTATCCAAATCAACGAATTTAAAGAATCACCAAATAGATTGATAAGTAAAAGTGCCAAAAGTATGGTAAGTAAAGAAACCCGATCTTTTTTGCTCTTCAAGAGCAGACACCCTTCCCATATTGGAATTAATCACTTGATTATTTTAACATTTTATTTAATTAAATGATATAAACGAGAAAATTACCAGTGATATCAGAGCGTGATTAAACCGATGTGGAAACCACAATCCATGCGTTTAATTCGAGCACGGAAGAACCCAAAGTAAATTTAAATTTTTGCGAAAATCAAAAATGCCCCCCATGCCGCTAAAAGGCAGGGGGCATTTCTATACGGTCAAAATCGATTACTTCTCCGCAGCCATAGCCGCGAACGAAGCCTCTGCCGCCTCGAGGGTGAGGTCAATGTCGGCGTCTGTGTGGGCTGTGGTCAGGAACCACGCCTCATATTTGGACGGGGCCAGATTGATGCCCCGGCTCAGCATATGCCGGAAGAAGCTGGCGAACATTTCACCATCGGTATCCTGCGCCTCCTCATAATTCGTAATAGGATGGCTGCAAAAATGCGTAGAGAATGCGCCGCGTATCCGGTTGATGGTCAGCGGAATGCCGTGACGGCCCGCGGATGCCTGAAGTCCTTCGGTCAGGCGGATGGCCAGCCGCTCCATCTCGTCATAGACGCCTTCTGCGCTAAGCACCTCCAGGCAGGCGATCCCTGCTGAGATGGAGGCGGGGTTACCGGCCATCGTGCCGGCCTGATAAGCAGGACCGAGCGGAGCGACCTGCTCCATGACATGCTTGCGGCCGCCGTAAGCGCCGATCGGCAGCCCGCCGCCGATGATTTTGCCAAGGGCAGTCAGATCGGGAATGATCTCCTCATGATTCGCAAGACCCGTATAGGTCTGGGTGGAGCCATAGTGGAAACGGAAGGCGGTAATGACTTCATCATAGATAACCAGGGAGCCGTTCTCGTGCGTCAGCTTGCACAGGCCTTCCAGGAAGCCCGGCTGCGGCATAACCATACCGAAGTTGCCGACAATCGGCTCAACCATAACGGCAGCTACATCCTGGCCCCATTTCTCCAATGCTTCACGCAGGGCATCCAGATCATTGAAGGGAACGGTGATGACCTCTTGGGCGATGCTGGCCGGAACGCCTGCGCTGTCTGGAATGCCCAGGGTCGACGGGCCTGAGCCTGCGGCTACAAGCACAAGGTCAGAGTGGCCGTGATAACAGCCGGCGAATTTGATGATTTTGCTGCGCTTGGTGTAGGCACGGGCGACGCGGATGGTCGTCATGACGGCTTCTGTACCGGAGTTGACGAAGCGTACTTTGTCCATCGAAGGAATGGCTTCCTTCAGCATCTTGGCCAGCTTGATCTCAAGCCGGGTTGGTGTTCCGTAGAGCAGGCCGTTCTGCGCGGCCTCTGTAATGGCAGTGGTGATATGCGGGTGGGAATGTCCGGTTATGATCGGGCCGTAGGCGGCCAGATAATCAATATATTCATTGCCGTCCTCATCCCAGAAGCGTGAGCCTCCGGCGCGTTTCATGAAGACAGGAGCTCCTCCGCCTACGGCCTTAAAGGAGCGGGAGGGGCTGTTCACACCCCCGACAATATGCTGGAGAGCTTCCTCGTATAACTGTTCTGATGTGCTGCGGTTCATAGATAATGTTCCTTTCTTCTTGGCTTGCGCCCATGGGAAAGGGCGAACCGCGGCTGATTCCCGCTGTCCGCCCGCCCCGTGTGCCAAGCATGGTTATATTGGATGTTACTTTGTTCCCGGTGATGCTGTAGGACTGCTGCCTGGTGAAGCCTCTGCTCCAGGAGTTGGCGATGGTTCTGGTGCAGTGAGTGTATCCTCTACGAACTGCTTCAGTGCCTTCTCGCTGCTGAAGCTTATCACCTGGGAGCCGTCCTTGAGGGTCTTCTCCCGGATCAGCTTCATCGGCGGAATCTGCTCGCTGCCGCCCATAGAGCTGTCATAACCTACAGCGCCCAGCTTCCACATGTCGCTCGCGTCAAGGTTCGTGTCGATATAAGGCGTAACCTGACCGAGAATATTCGGCAGCTTGATGATCGAAGTGGTGCTGATCACCTTGTCCGCCACCGCCTTAAGGAAGCCGCGCTGGCGCTCGGTCCGGGTGAAGTCGGAGGTGGCATCATGGCGGAAGCGTACATATTGCAGCGCCATTTTTCCGTCCAGGTGCTGGAAGCCTTTTTTGAGATCAATATCGTATTCAGGCCCGTCTGCCTTAGTGGTGTAGCGCATGTCCTTTTCGACCTCATAGTCCACACCGCCCACGGCATCCACCAGCTTAATGAAGCCCTGGAAATCGGTATAGACATAATATTGAATCGGAATGCCGAGCAGGTCGCTTACCGTCTGCATCGCCGTATTGGGTCCGTAAGTAATGGCGGCATTGATCCGCTGGGTCCCGTGGTCGGGAATATCAACATACGTATCACGCAGAATAGAGAAGACATAGAATTTCTTCTTTACCGGATCAAGTGAGGCTACCAGCATGGTGTCGGAACGCGGCACCTCGCCCTTCTTCACCCCGCGGCCATCCACACCCATAAGCAGGATGTTGACCGGCTCTGTGCCTTCCCATTCGGGAGGTTTTACGGCTTCTGCCGAGGCTGTCGGTACATTGGCCCACGGAGAATCTTCGCCTGTCTTGTGGAGGTTATCGAGCTGGTTGTAAATAGCAGTGAAATAGTAAACCAGACCTCCGATAATTAAAAGGAGTATGATTGCCAGAGTCCAGAGCAGCGTTTTCTTCTTTGACTTGCCGGCTTTTGCGTGCCGGTTCTTTCTTGGCGGCATTTCGTTCGTCCTTTCCAGTTCACATTCTCTACATTATAATTTCTTTTGGGAAGACACGCAATTTCAGAAATCATTAACCATATTACAAGGAGTGAATAATAAATGAATATCACTATAGGCGACAAGGTTCCGGACTTCACACTCCCTGCCTCAACAGGGGCTAGCATCAGCTTAAGCGACTATCGCGGCAGGAAGGTGCTGCTCTATTTCTATCCCAAGGACAGTACTCCGGCCTGCACTCAAGAGGCTTGTGATTTTCGCGATGCCCACGATACGATTACTGCGAATGGGGCAGTTGTCCTGGGAATCAGCGCCGATCCTCTGGCCTCGCACAGCAAATTTATTGCCAAGAACAGCCTGCCCTTTCCGCTATTGTCCGATGAGGAGCATACGGTGAGTGAATTATTCGGCGTATGGCAGCTTAAGAAGCTCTACGGCAAGGAATTCATGGGCATTGTCCGTTCTACTTTTCTAATTGATGAGGAAGGCATTCTGAGAGCGGAGTGGCGAAAGGTCAGAGTGAAGGGCCATGTAGAGGCCGCATTAGAACAAATCGTGAAATAATTAAGTATGCTGGGAATTAATTGTATTTGTCTGTTACTTTTCTAACAGCTATAGCCACGCTCACTCGTGATATAGTTGCCTCATATTACTTCAAATTTGGAGCAAGGTATGGGGGATGGCATGAAGAGACTGCGTATTGGGCTTGACGTCGGATCAACTACGGCCAAATTGGTAGTTATGCAGCGGGATATCATTATATATCAGGATTATGTGCGTCATTTCAGTGATATAAAAAAGGCGGCGGTCACCCTGCTCTCAGAGGTTCAGCAGAGGTTCCCCGGCAGTGAAGCAGCGCTCACCGTAAGCGGCTCCTCCGGGTTATCCCTGTCTAAGCTAGGGGAGATTCCGTTTGTCCAGGAGGTCATTGCCTGCACGGGGGCGATCAGCGGACGGATTCCAGAATGTGATACCGCGATTGAGCTGGGTGGAGAGGATGCCAAAATCATCTATCTCAGCGGCGGCATCGAGCAGCGGATGAACACAGCCTGTGCAGGCGGTACAGGGGCATTCATCGATCAGATGGCCTCTCTGCTGCAGACGGACCCTGCCGGGCTGAATGCGCTCGCGGTGAAGCATGAGCGGATCTATCCCATCGCTTCGCGCTGCGGGGTATTCGCCAAGAGCGATGTGCAGCCGCTGCTGAATGAAGGGGCGCGGCGCGAGGATGTGGCGGCCTCGATCTTCCAGAGCATCGTGAACCAGACAATTAGCGGATTGGCCTGCGGACGGCCAATCCGTGGGCGTGTTGCTTTTCTCGGGGGACCTTTGACCTTCCTGTCCGCTCTGCGGGACCGGTTCACGGAGACGCTGGGGTTGAAGGAGGACGAGGTGCTGTTCCCCGAGCACTCGCAATACTTCGTCGCCATCGGTTCAGCGCTTGCCGAGTCAGATCCCGTGTTCCTGCCGCTGAGCGGCTGGATTGCGCGGATCATGGCGGTAGACTTCTCACAGGACCGCGCGGAGGATGCAGAGCTGGCGCCGCTGTT is a window encoding:
- a CDS encoding glutamate-1-semialdehyde 2,1-aminomutase codes for the protein MNRSTSEQLYEEALQHIVGGVNSPSRSFKAVGGGAPVFMKRAGGSRFWDEDGNEYIDYLAAYGPIITGHSHPHITTAITEAAQNGLLYGTPTRLEIKLAKMLKEAIPSMDKVRFVNSGTEAVMTTIRVARAYTKRSKIIKFAGCYHGHSDLVLVAAGSGPSTLGIPDSAGVPASIAQEVITVPFNDLDALREALEKWGQDVAAVMVEPIVGNFGMVMPQPGFLEGLCKLTHENGSLVIYDEVITAFRFHYGSTQTYTGLANHEEIIPDLTALGKIIGGGLPIGAYGGRKHVMEQVAPLGPAYQAGTMAGNPASISAGIACLEVLSAEGVYDEMERLAIRLTEGLQASAGRHGIPLTINRIRGAFSTHFCSHPITNYEEAQDTDGEMFASFFRHMLSRGINLAPSKYEAWFLTTAHTDADIDLTLEAAEASFAAMAAEK
- a CDS encoding LCP family protein, which encodes MPPRKNRHAKAGKSKKKTLLWTLAIILLLIIGGLVYYFTAIYNQLDNLHKTGEDSPWANVPTASAEAVKPPEWEGTEPVNILLMGVDGRGVKKGEVPRSDTMLVASLDPVKKKFYVFSILRDTYVDIPDHGTQRINAAITYGPNTAMQTVSDLLGIPIQYYVYTDFQGFIKLVDAVGGVDYEVEKDMRYTTKADGPEYDIDLKKGFQHLDGKMALQYVRFRHDATSDFTRTERQRGFLKAVADKVISTTSIIKLPNILGQVTPYIDTNLDASDMWKLGAVGYDSSMGGSEQIPPMKLIREKTLKDGSQVISFSSEKALKQFVEDTLTAPEPSPTPGAEASPGSSPTASPGTK
- the bcp gene encoding thioredoxin-dependent thiol peroxidase, producing MNITIGDKVPDFTLPASTGASISLSDYRGRKVLLYFYPKDSTPACTQEACDFRDAHDTITANGAVVLGISADPLASHSKFIAKNSLPFPLLSDEEHTVSELFGVWQLKKLYGKEFMGIVRSTFLIDEEGILRAEWRKVRVKGHVEAALEQIVK